The following are encoded together in the Numida meleagris isolate 19003 breed g44 Domestic line chromosome 19, NumMel1.0, whole genome shotgun sequence genome:
- the MC3R gene encoding melanocortin receptor 3: protein MNTTRFAFSFQPVLLNVTEDFNDSILNNRSSDGFCEQVFIKAEVFLTLGIVSLLENILVILAVLKNGNLHSPMYFFLCSLAVADMLVSMSNALETVMIAILSSGYLIIDDHFIQHMDNVFDSMICISLVASICNLLVIAIDRYITIFYALRYHSIMTVKKALTLIVLIWIACIICGIIFIAYSESKTVIVCLITMFFTMLFLMASLYVHMFLFARLHVKRIAALPVDGVPSQRTCMKGAVTITILLGVFIVCWAPFFLHLILIISCPMNPYCVCYTSHFNTYLVLIMCNSVIDPLIYAFRSLEMRKTFKEIVCCCYGMSVGQCVL from the coding sequence ATGAACACCACACGCTTTGCCTTTTCatttcagcctgtgctgcttAATGTCACTGAGGACTTCAACGACTCAATTCTCAACAACAGGAGCAGTGATGGATTCTGCGAGCAGGTCTTCATAAAGGCTGAGGTCTTCTTGACTTTAGGGATCGTCAGCCTGCTGGAAAACATCCTCGTCATTCTCGCAGTGCTGAAGAACGGAAACCTACATTCTCCCATGTACTTCTTCCTCTGTAGCTTGGCTGTGGCAGACATGTTAGTGAGCATGTCGAACGCCTTGGAGACCGTCATGATCGCGATCCTGAGCAGCGGCTATCTGATCATTGATGACCACTTCATTCAGCACATGGACAATGTTTTTGACTCAATGATATGCATTTCTTTGGTAGCCTCCATTTGCAACCTCTTGGTCATAGCCATTGACAGGTACATAACTATTTTCTACGCTCTCCGTTACCACAGTATCATGACTGTGAAGAAAGCTTTAACCCTCATTGTGCTCATTTGGATTGCCTGCATCATCTGCGGCATCATATTCATTGCCTACTCGGAAAGCAAAACTGTCATTGTCTGTCTCATCACCATGTTCTTTACCATGCTGTTTCTCATGGCCTCCCTTTACGTTCACATGTTCTTGTTCGCACGCCTGCACGTGAAGCGGATCGCAGCCCTCCCGGTGGACGGGGTGCCCTCCCAGCGGACCTGCATGAAGGGCGCAGTCACCATCACCATCCTGCTGGGCGTCTTCATCGTGTGCTGGGCACCTTTCTTCCTTCACCTCATTCTCATCATTTCTTGCCCGATGAATCCATACTGCGTCTGCTACACTTCACACTTTAATACTTATCTGGTCTTGATAATGTGCAACTCGGTAATCGATCCGCTCATTTACGCTTTCCGGAGCCTGGAGATGAGAAAGACTTTCAAAGAAATTGTGTGTTGCTGCTATGGCATGAGCGTGGGGCAGTGTGTGCTGTGA